CCGCCTAGCAACTGTCGAACACGCTGATAAGATCATCTACCTTGAAAAAGGGGAGAAAGTAGCTGAAGGAACGCGCGAAGAGCTTCTAAAGAACTGCGAAGGATTTAGACTCATGTGGGAGGCGTTTACTCTCCATGAGCGCAGCGGAGCGACAGTAAACGTGTAAACGGATAGGTTTATGGAAAAACTGGTTAACGGCATTCTTGAGTTTCGCCAGAATCTTCTCTCAACCTATAGAGAGAAGTTCGCTCATCTCGCGCTTGGACAGTTTCCGGACACGCTCTTCATTGCGTGCTCAGATAGTCGCGTTGTTCCCAACCTATTTGCTTCCACAAATCCCGGCGATCTCTTCGTTCTCCGCAACGTTGGAAATCTGATTCCACCTTTTGCTACTGCAATTAATAACGCCACAGCGGAAGCTGCTGCTATTGAGTTCTCACTAACCAATCTGCCAATTGAAAATATCATTGTTTGCGGCCACTCCGAATGTGGAGCCATGCAGGCGATTCTAGCTGGCACTGATAAGATTGAAAGTCCAAGCCTTAAAAGCTGGCTTGAGAACTGCTGCTGCTCGCATGAACAGCTCGCGACAGAAAATGGTGTTAAAGCAGATCTTGCTCCACACAATCAACTCTCTCAGATGAATATCCTTCAGCAGATGGACCATTTGAGAACCTATCCGATCATTCAAGAGAAACTAAAAAGCGGCACCTTGAATATCCACGGCTGGTACTTTGATATCGCAACAGGCGATGTCTACGCCTACGAGGAAGCCTTCAAGCGCTTCATCATCATCGACGAGACCGAAGCCTTCCAGATCATCCAGCGCCTCAACCGCTAACAAAGCGCTCTTTTTTGGAGTGCGGCGACCTGGCGCCGCTTTTTTCAACATCGCCTCGGCGATGTTTCTTTGAGGAGAGATCGCCAGGTCGATCTCGGGAAAAGCGGCGCCGGGTCGCCGCACTCCAAACAAGAGAATCTGCTTTCTACTTACTAGAGGAGGCCGACTTTGACGAAGGCCTCTTTGAGGTCTTTGTTGTCGGGTTTGTCGAAGGCGCCGCTTGTTTTGAGCCAAGCGACGTAATCTTTTGGAATGCTAGAGAGGATCTTGCCCTGGTGCTTTCCAAACGGCATCCGATCTAGCTTTGTTGGCTTTGAGAGGAGTTCAAGCACCTGCTCCATTGACAGATCGTCGATCATCTGCGAAAAGATCTGGCAGAGGACCATCACGTCATCAAGGGCTCTGTGAGCCTGATTTGCAGAAATCTGGTAGACTTCGCGGAGAGATTGAAGCGTGTGTCGCGGAAGATCGCTGCGATACTTTCTAGACCACTTTAGAGAGTCGATATAGGTCCACTGGGGCACGGGCATCTCAGCGCGTTTATAGGCATCTTCTAGAAAAAGCTTGTCGAAGCTGTCGTTGTTGTGGGCGATCAGCACGATTCCAGTTCCGCAAAACTCCTCAAACATGCGACCGACCTCTTTCCACGAGGGGGCATCCTTTACCATCTCGTCAGAGATGTGGTGGATTGCTGTGGCTTCTGGCGGGATAGGAACGCCGGGATTTACAAACTGTACAAAGGTGCGATTCTGAACAGGATCAAAAGCCGCTATCTCAATGATATGGTCTTTGTCGTAGCGTGTTCCTGTGGTCTCTGTGTCGTAGTAGATTGGGCGTTTTGTCATATTAATTGGGTGGTAAAAACCAGAGTCTACGCATATCTCAGAAAAAATTACACAATTTATCTGACATCTGGTAGCCTTTAAGTAAATTTTTTATGTTAAAACATCTAGCTCTTCTTCTCATCATCTCACTGGCTCCTCTCCATGCTCAGAAGCAGCAGGTAGAGAAAGAGGTCTGTCAGGTCTATTTTTCCCCCGAGGACCACCTCGCAGATCGTCTGATCGAGTGCATCAATCAAGAGAACAAGAGCATCATGGTTGCGGTCTATGCTTTCTCGCATAAAAAGATCGCAGAAGCACTCTGCGCAGCAAAAGCGCGCGGGGTAGAGGTGGAGGTCATTATCGACCCCTACTCCCTAAATTTTACTGCTTCTCTAGACAAGATGGCAGAAGCCGGTATCCCGATTTCTATCTGGGATCCTCTTCAGTCGAGCGCGAGGCGCGTAAATGGAGCTCTTATGCACGACAAGTTCTGTCTTTTTGGAGATAAATTTGTCTGGACAGGCTCTTTTAACTTCACCCATAAAGCAGACAACGCCAATCAAGAGAATGCCATCGTTATCCACGATAAGGCAATTGTCAAAAAATTTAAAAAGCAGTTCCAGATTCTTAAAGAGAGGGGCTGCAGAGCGTATCCCGTTCGTAGTAGAATAAAAGATAGATAGTTTCTCGTGTGTTTGCTAAGCTTGTCCTTACAATTAAGGAGAGCCCAGATGCGTCTTTTCTCTCGAAAAACTTTTTTTGTAATTTTTCTGCTAGCAGTTCAAACACTCCTGTTTACAGGATGTTATCAGGCTCATTCTGATGATGATCTGCGCACCGTTCCCTCGACAAATAACCCGCATATCATCGGAAGCAGTAGTCCGACAAGAGCAGCTCCAGGAGCTGCCTTTTAAGAGGGTGTGATGAAAAGCGCAAAATCTGTCGAATACCACTACTTTCCACATGAAACTGAAAAGCTCGCAAGGGCAATCGGAGAGAAGCGTCTTCTGGATGTCTTGAAATCGATGCTTCTGATTCGCAATTTTGAGATAAGAGCCGAATCTGCTTACCAGCAGGGAAAGGTCGGCGGCTTCTTCCACTCGTACATGGGTCAAGAGGCGATCGCAACCGCTGCCTT
Above is a genomic segment from Chlamydiales bacterium containing:
- a CDS encoding carbonic anhydrase, which codes for MEKLVNGILEFRQNLLSTYREKFAHLALGQFPDTLFIACSDSRVVPNLFASTNPGDLFVLRNVGNLIPPFATAINNATAEAAAIEFSLTNLPIENIIVCGHSECGAMQAILAGTDKIESPSLKSWLENCCCSHEQLATENGVKADLAPHNQLSQMNILQQMDHLRTYPIIQEKLKSGTLNIHGWYFDIATGDVYAYEEAFKRFIIIDETEAFQIIQRLNR
- a CDS encoding DUF3820 family protein, whose translation is MTKRPIYYDTETTGTRYDKDHIIEIAAFDPVQNRTFVQFVNPGVPIPPEATAIHHISDEMVKDAPSWKEVGRMFEEFCGTGIVLIAHNNDSFDKLFLEDAYKRAEMPVPQWTYIDSLKWSRKYRSDLPRHTLQSLREVYQISANQAHRALDDVMVLCQIFSQMIDDLSMEQVLELLSKPTKLDRMPFGKHQGKILSSIPKDYVAWLKTSGAFDKPDNKDLKEAFVKVGLL
- a CDS encoding DUF1669 domain-containing protein, with amino-acid sequence MLKHLALLLIISLAPLHAQKQQVEKEVCQVYFSPEDHLADRLIECINQENKSIMVAVYAFSHKKIAEALCAAKARGVEVEVIIDPYSLNFTASLDKMAEAGIPISIWDPLQSSARRVNGALMHDKFCLFGDKFVWTGSFNFTHKADNANQENAIVIHDKAIVKKFKKQFQILKERGCRAYPVRSRIKDR